In the Malania oleifera isolate guangnan ecotype guangnan chromosome 1, ASM2987363v1, whole genome shotgun sequence genome, one interval contains:
- the LOC131152210 gene encoding tyrosine-protein phosphatase RLPH2-like: protein MGDQECSAGARAPTPTKERVICCLGDVHGFISKLENLWSNLETLIDPYDFQTALIIFLGDYCDRGPHTREVIDFLISLPPKYPNQTHVFLSGNHDFAFAAFVGVLPPPPDGSAFSETWKEHEPSEEREGWFKGEGYENMHLQGRRWSGTIKERFNAVKGTEYKGSIYDAGPTFESYGVPHGSADLVRAVPEEHKRFLADMVWVHEEDDVCIETEEGVKHCKLIAVHAGLVRGKGVEEQLKFLKARDTRVPKVANFSGRKDVWEIPEELTKSPTIVVSGHHGKLHIEGLRLIIDEGGGLENNPVAAIVLPSMKIVRDTDVWAK, encoded by the exons ATGGGAGATCAGGAGTGTAGCGCTGGTGCAAGAGCACCAACTCCCACCAAAGAGAGAGTGATATGCTGCCTAGGAGACGTCCATGGATTCATCTCCAAGCTCGAGAATCTCTGGTCCAATCTCGAAACCCTAATCGACCCATATGACTTCCAGACAGCCCTCATCATCTTCTTGGGCGATTATTGCGACCGCGGCCCCCATACTCGAGAAGTCATCGACTTCTTGATCTCCCTCCCCCCCAAATACCCAAATCAAACCCATGTTTTTCTCTCCGGAAACCACGACTTCGCGTTCGCCGCCTTCGTCGGAGTCCTTCCCCCGCCCCCTGACGGATCCGCGTTTTCGGAGACGTGGAAGGAGCATGAGCCGAGTGAGGAGAGAGAAGGGTGGTTTAAGGGCGAGGGATACGAGAATATGCATCTTCAAGGAAGGAGGTGGAGCGGTACCATTAAAGAGAGATTCAATGCTGTGAAGGGGACTGAATATAAGGGTTCAATTTATGATGCCGGGCCGACTTTTGAATCTTATGGGGTTCCCCATGGTTCTGCCG ATTTAGTTAGGGCAGTTCCTGAAGAGCACAAAAGGTTTCTTGCGGATATGGTTTGGGTCCATGAAGAG GATGATGTTTGCATAGAGACTGAGGAAGGAGTTAAACACTGTAAATTGATTGCCGTGCATGCTGGTTTAGTGAGAGGTAAAGGGGTTGAAGAACAGCTGAAATTTCTGAAAGCCAGGGACACTCGTGTGCCAAAGGTGGCAAATTTTAGTGGGAGGAAGGATGTATGGGAAATCCCAGAG GAATTAACTAAGAGCCCAACCATTGTAGTAAGCGGTCACCATGGAAAGCTTCATATTGAAGGGCTTAGACTGATTATTGACGAAGGTGGTGGACTAGAGAATAATCCAGTGGCTGCAATTGTGCTCCCCTCAATGAAGATTGTTCGTGATACTGACGTTTGGGCAAAATAG